CGCAATCCAAATGGGCTCAGCTATTCACGGTTCTGTGCTCGCTACCGAGAATGGAAGAAGATCAATGATGTGGTCATGCACTTTGAGCACCGAGGAGGAGAGAAGCTCTTCTGTGACTTCGCCGGTGATACGGTCCCGATCTGGGACCCAAAGACCGGTGAGGTAAACTTCGCAGCTCAGCTCTTCGTCTCGGTGATGGGAGCGAGCTCCTATATCTTTGCCAAGGCGTTTGCCAACCAGAAGGCTGAGTCATGGACCGCAGGGGGAACAGCAGCATTCGAGTACATGGGAGCGGTTCCCATGTGTGTCGTTCCAGATAACCCCAAAGCGGTGGTCACCCAAGCCATCCAAGTACGACCCGGTATTCAACGAGAGCTACCTGGAGTGGGCCAGGCACTATGAGGTCACGATTCTGCCAGCTAGACCCCGAAAGCCTCGAGATAAGGCCGCCGTTGAAGGAGGAGTCCTGATCGTCGAACGCCAGATCCTCGCCAGGCTCCGTCACGTCAAGTTCTTCTCCCTGTACGAGCTCAACCAGGCAATCTACGAGCTCTTAGAGGAGCTGAACGCTCAAGGGTTCCAAAGACGGGAGGGGACCAGAAAGAGCGTGTTTGAGGCTGTGGACAAACCAGTGATGCGTCCTCTGCCTACTACGGCGTATGAATATGCGGAGTGCCAAGCGGTTCAAAGTCCAGATGAACTACCACGTACGGGTCCTAGACGGCTACTACTCGGTTCCCTACGATCTGGTTGGCCAGACCCTTGATGTACGGGTTACCAGAACCACAGTGGAGATCTTCTCGGCTGGAGTGCGCATAGCGAGTCACCGACGATGCGAGAGGAAGGGTCAGTACCAGACTTCTTTTGCGCACATGCCCTCGAGTCACCAGGCCCAGGCATCATGGACCCCGGCAAGGATACTCAAGTGGGCTCGGACGATAGGACCAAGTACCCAGGTGGTCTGTGAGACGATCATGTCTGGACGGCACTACCCAGAACAAGGCTTTAACCAGTGCAGAGGCATCTTCAACTTGGCATCGAAGGTCTATACCCCAGAGCGTGTCGAGGCGGCATGTGAGAGAGCAATAGCGATCCATAGCCCCCTGTACAAGAGCGTGGTCTCTATCTTGAAAAACGGACTCGATGCCGTCGCACTGACGCCACCGGCTGGACCACCACCTATTGAGCATCAAAACATCAGGGGAACCGAGTACTACAAGGAGCTGCTCGCCGGGGGTCAGGAGAACGTGACATGTTGAACAACCAGACGATTGGGACCCTGACAGACCTTGGTTTGAAGGGGATGGCAGACGCGTTTCGTGAGCAGCTAGAGAGTGTCCAATACCTCGAGCTCAGCTTTGAGGAACGCTTCGCAATGTTAGTAGACCGCGAAGCAATGGATCGAGAGGCCAGAAGGCTCGCTACCCGGCTACGTGCTGCCAAGCTCAGACATCAAGCCAGCATTGAGGACCTCGACTTTCACACCCCGAGAGGACTGGAGCGTTCGATGATCATGGGCTTTAGCTCATCTCACTGGGTAGATGCACACCAGAACATTCTGGTCACCGGTCCAACTGGAATAGGTAAGAGTTACCTTGGGTGTGCACTTGCCTACGCTGGGATTCGATCTGGCCATAGTGCACTGTACCGGAGGGCACCAGCTCTCTTTGCGGATCTAGCCATCGCCAGAGGTGATGGAAGGTATCTGAAGGTACTACAGAGCCTTTCACGTGCTGAGATACTAGTCATAGACGATTTCGGACTCACACCACTCACAGGGAGCGAACCCTCGGACCTATTGGAAGTGTTAGAGGATCGATCCGAACGCAAGTCGACCATCGTCACCTCACAGCTTCCCGTTGACTCCTGGCACGAGGCACTTGGCGATCCGACACTCTCTGATGCAGTCCTCGATCGTCTCCTGTGTAACGCTCACGTTATCCAGATGAACGGGGCCTCCATGAGGACAAAGAAGTCATGAGTGTTTGAACCGCCCCGGGTTTTACGGAGACCCGGTTATCTGTCAATCAAGTGATTGCCAGACTTCCTCTCGGCATAGTAGAGAGCTTCGTATTCGACTGGCGACATCATTCCAATCGAGGAGTGAAGTCGCCTGTTGTTGAACCAGTCCACCCACTTGCAGGTCTCCCATTCGACAGCGATCTCATCGTCGCAGATTCCAATGGCCCGAATCAACTCCGTCTTGTATAAGCCATTCAAACTCTTAAGCGAGCGCGTTATCATAACTATCACCCGTAGTTCCGACTGAAGGTCGGATGCCAGCGGCCAGAGGAGTCGCTTCAGCAGGCCACAGAGAGATACTCCGACGCCTCGATCGCTGTGATGAATGAGATCCTCGGTATCTGGCCTTGCCGCCATAGCCATTGCTAGCGCGTCGGTAGCTAGGTCACTCTTTAGGGAGTTGGCTACCTTCTGCCCGACGATCATCCTAGAGAAGACATCGATGATGGGGGCCACATAGGCCCACCCAGCTCTTGTCTTGACATATGTGATGTCGGCACACCCAACTAGTTCAAGGGAGCTCATTTGGTTCCCACGATACGAAGTGTCGCTTGATAAGGTCCTTGGGCCTCTCTAGTGATTCATCTCCAAATGGTGGTGATAACGATCCCTTTACCCCGAGTGGCACCCTTAATGCCCAGTTCACGCATGAGTCTCTCGACTTCTGCAGCGAGCCACTTCGTTGCCAGCTCTGTTCAGTACCACCCAAAGCTTCTTGGCTCCATAGACGCTGTAGTTGGCCTCGTACGTCTCAGTTATGAGAACTTTGAGCTCTTCGTCTCGGAGGGTTCTATTTGAGGGTTCTCGTCGCTTGTAGTCATAGTACGTAGAGGAGGCGAAGTGCAGTACTGTACAGATCGGCTGGACCTTCCACTTGTCCCTATTCGCGTCGATGAACGCCACTACTTGTTTCGTTTGGTTCCTGGTTGACCGTCCAGCTCGGTCGCGAAGAAAATCGATGCCGCGCATCGGATCTCGTTCGCTCGCTTTAACTCAGCGTTCTCGCGTTCGAGTTGGCGCACCCGCTCCTTGGCCGGTTTAGTCGTGCTGGGTCTAGAGCTGCTCTTGTCGGGTAAGAAGAGCCGTGAGATTGGCAGGGCGATCGTGAGCGCACCGTTGCCTTTTCGACTGGCATCTGGTGTTGCATTAGCCTCCGTCTTGGCAACGTTTATTAACCCGCATGGGATGGAACTACTCGCTTACGATTTTAAGGTCGCCACGTCTGGACAGTTGAGTTCTATTATGGAATGGCAATCGCCGAACTTCCACTCTATTACCATGCTTGCCCTCGTGGTTGGCCCTGTGGCTTTTGTGATGTGGGTGTTGTTATTTGGCCGGTCAAAGTTCGAACTGTTGGACCTAGTCTTCTTGGGAGGCACGTTCTTGGCCACACTTCACGCCATGCGATTTGTACCCATAGAGGGCATAGCATTTTGTGCACTAGCATCTCGCTTGCCTGTTCTTCGTATCGGAGATGCACGCAGATCTTGGACAACCTGGCCAGTCGCTGTTGTGCTCTTGACTGTGGTGCTAAGTCTTCCGCATCCTCCGGCGGGCACACCTAGTGTTTCAGGGATTGCGAGTCAACCAGTCACATCATCAGCGTGGTTGAAACGTCATGTTGGCAGCGAGCGTGTCTTCTCCACCTATATGTGGAACGACTACTTGATCCATCTCGGCATACCGGTGTTTGTGGATGGACGGACAGACCTCTAT
This sequence is a window from Ferrimicrobium acidiphilum DSM 19497. Protein-coding genes within it:
- a CDS encoding IS21 family transposase → MHFEHRGGEKLFCDFAGDTVPIWDPKTGEVNFAAQLFVSVMGASSYIFAKAFANQKAESWTAGGTAAFEYMGAVPMCVVPDNPKAVVTQAIQVRPGIQRELPGVGQAL
- a CDS encoding transposase, which translates into the protein MSFQITPKRWSPKPSKYDPVFNESYLEWARHYEVTILPARPRKPRDKAAVEGGVLIVERQILARLRHVKFFSLYELNQAIYELLEELNAQGFQRREGTRKSVFEAVDKPVMRPLPTTAYEYAECQAVQSPDELPRTGPRRLLLGSLRSGWPDP
- a CDS encoding Mu transposase domain-containing protein: MNYHVRVLDGYYSVPYDLVGQTLDVRVTRTTVEIFSAGVRIASHRRCERKGQYQTSFAHMPSSHQAQASWTPARILKWARTIGPSTQVVCETIMSGRHYPEQGFNQCRGIFNLASKVYTPERVEAACERAIAIHSPLYKSVVSILKNGLDAVALTPPAGPPPIEHQNIRGTEYYKELLAGGQENVTC
- the istB gene encoding IS21-like element helper ATPase IstB, yielding MLNNQTIGTLTDLGLKGMADAFREQLESVQYLELSFEERFAMLVDREAMDREARRLATRLRAAKLRHQASIEDLDFHTPRGLERSMIMGFSSSHWVDAHQNILVTGPTGIGKSYLGCALAYAGIRSGHSALYRRAPALFADLAIARGDGRYLKVLQSLSRAEILVIDDFGLTPLTGSEPSDLLEVLEDRSERKSTIVTSQLPVDSWHEALGDPTLSDAVLDRLLCNAHVIQMNGASMRTKKS
- a CDS encoding DDE-type integrase/transposase/recombinase codes for the protein MSSLELVGCADITYVKTRAGWAYVAPIIDVFSRMIVGQKVANSLKSDLATDALAMAMAARPDTEDLIHHSDRGVGVSLCGLLKRLLWPLASDLQSELRVIVMITRSLKSLNGLYKTELIRAIGICDDEIAVEWETCKWVDWFNNRRLHSSIGMMSPVEYEALYYAERKSGNHLIDR
- a CDS encoding IS3 family transposase, yielding MRGIDFLRDRAGRSTRNQTKQVVAFIDANRDKWKVQPICTVLHFASSTYYDYKRREPSNRTLRDEELKVLITETYEANYSVYGAKKLWVVLNRAGNEVARCRSRETHA